A genome region from Williamwhitmania sp. includes the following:
- a CDS encoding TatD family hydrolase, with the protein MLKTIDIHTHRYHQDAFICLLNVSSGDIVDDHPRLYYSAGIHPWRAAIHGSSEIEWLGQLIQENKKVIALGEIGLDKACNVENSIQLEVFEKQLAIAEALRTPVIIHNVRATNEILAIQNRMKHPTPFIFHGFRGKFTKAEAILDAGNYLSFGAALHTNDNATADSLRRTPTNQLFLETDDASVSIASIYSKAAEIKGISTEQLISEIWNNFASLFKISIND; encoded by the coding sequence ATGCTTAAAACAATTGACATTCATACTCACCGCTACCATCAAGATGCATTTATATGCTTGTTGAACGTCTCTTCTGGTGATATCGTCGACGACCATCCGAGGCTCTACTATTCTGCAGGTATTCACCCTTGGAGGGCAGCCATACATGGTTCTTCTGAAATTGAATGGCTTGGGCAGTTAATTCAAGAAAATAAGAAGGTGATAGCACTAGGGGAAATTGGCCTAGACAAGGCTTGCAACGTGGAAAACTCCATCCAGCTCGAGGTGTTTGAAAAACAGCTCGCAATCGCAGAAGCCCTCCGCACTCCTGTGATAATACATAACGTAAGAGCCACCAATGAAATTTTGGCAATACAAAACCGGATGAAACACCCAACCCCCTTTATCTTCCATGGTTTTAGGGGAAAGTTTACCAAAGCTGAAGCCATTCTCGATGCAGGAAACTATCTTTCCTTCGGAGCCGCGCTCCATACCAACGACAATGCCACAGCCGATAGCTTGAGGAGAACTCCAACCAATCAGCTATTTCTAGAGACCGATGATGCTTCCGTTTCTATTGCATCCATCTATTCAAAGGCAGCAGAAATAAAGGGTATCTCGACAGAACAGCTCATATCTGAAATTTGGAATAACTTTGCAAGCCTATTCAAAATATCCATCAATGACTGA
- a CDS encoding tRNA threonylcarbamoyladenosine dehydratase produces MTEQDTSWLARTELLLGNERVELLKKAHVLVVGLGGVGAYAAEMLCRAGVGELTIVDADNVHITNINRQLPALHSTVGESKADILASRLLDINPLLIVHRIKDFISDDKTDALLKTNYTFVVDAIDTLSPKVNLIAKTIAAGIPLVSSMGAGGKLDPTRVTISDISKSHHCPLAHMLRKRLSRIGIKNGFTVVFSDEEPLPGSVTLIEGEQNKKSNVGTISYMPAVFGISCASVVIRTIIIGDYNKLS; encoded by the coding sequence ATGACTGAACAAGACACCAGCTGGCTAGCACGCACTGAACTTCTTTTAGGCAACGAACGTGTTGAACTTCTAAAGAAAGCTCACGTTCTAGTGGTTGGGCTAGGTGGTGTTGGAGCTTATGCCGCCGAAATGCTTTGCCGGGCGGGCGTTGGAGAACTTACCATTGTAGATGCGGACAATGTTCATATTACCAACATAAATAGGCAACTCCCAGCGTTGCACAGCACAGTTGGGGAGTCAAAAGCGGATATTCTCGCAAGCCGATTGCTCGACATAAACCCATTGCTAATAGTGCATCGAATTAAAGACTTCATTAGCGATGATAAAACTGATGCGCTTCTTAAAACCAACTACACTTTTGTAGTCGATGCAATAGATACACTTTCGCCAAAGGTTAACCTGATAGCAAAAACAATTGCAGCCGGCATTCCATTAGTTAGTTCAATGGGGGCTGGAGGCAAACTTGATCCAACAAGAGTAACAATTTCCGATATTTCTAAATCGCATCACTGTCCGCTTGCGCACATGCTTCGCAAACGACTTAGCAGAATAGGGATCAAGAATGGATTTACCGTTGTTTTTTCGGACGAAGAACCACTGCCTGGATCTGTAACACTTATCGAGGGAGAGCAAAACAAAAAGTCGAATGTGGGAACAATCTCTTACATGCCAGCAGTATTTGGTATTTCCTGCGCATCGGTCGTAATCCGAACAATAATTATTGGCGATTACAATAAGCTATCGTAG
- a CDS encoding acylphosphatase, whose translation MKGQVSIHVFGMVQGVGFRYFVKRNASKLGLSGYAKNNDDGTVLVVAEGDEADLLIMVELCKQGPPRAFVKEVLVSWGEATGMADFFTI comes from the coding sequence ATGAAGGGTCAAGTTTCAATTCACGTTTTTGGGATGGTTCAAGGAGTTGGATTTCGGTATTTTGTCAAGAGAAATGCCAGCAAACTTGGGCTTAGTGGCTATGCGAAAAATAATGATGATGGCACCGTTTTAGTTGTGGCCGAAGGCGATGAGGCCGATTTGTTGATTATGGTTGAATTATGCAAGCAAGGTCCCCCACGAGCATTCGTAAAGGAAGTGCTTGTTAGCTGGGGTGAGGCAACCGGGATGGCTGACTTCTTTACAATTTGA